From Chrysemys picta bellii isolate R12L10 chromosome 1, ASM1138683v2, whole genome shotgun sequence:
TATATttcttttggtttaattttttacggaaaacacaaaggtcagctgtcaaggctgcttccccactttgaactttagggtacaaatgtgggggcctgcatgaaaacttctaagcttaactaccagcttagatctggtccgctgccaccactcccaaagctaattcccttccctgggtagccttgagagactctccaccaattccctggtgactatagatccaaaccccttggatcttaaaaacaaggaaaaatcaatcaggttcttaaaaagaaggcttttaattaaagaaaaaggtaaaaatcatctctgtaaaatcaggagggaaaataactttacagggtaatcaaacttaaagagcccagaggaatcctctctagccttaggttcaaagtacagcaaacagagataaacactctagcaaaaggtacatttacaagttgagaaaacaaagataaactaacacgccttgcctggctgtttacttacaagtttgaaatatgagagacttgttcagaaagatttggagaacctggattgatgtctgatccctctcagtcccaagagcgaacaacttcccaaacaaagagcacaaacaaaagccccccccaagatttgaaagtatcttgtccccttattggtcctttgggtcaggtgtcagccaggttacctgagcttcttaaccctttacaggtaaaaggattttggagtctctggccagaagggattttatagtactgtacacaggagagcggttacccttccctttatagttatgacatcagCTGTaggcggaggggaagggggtgaggggcactgaagatgctgtgcctagggatACATAAGGTGTAAGTCTGGCGCTGCTGTTGCCACAGAACTGAGTGCCACACACAGAATACACCCTCCAGGGGTCCCCTCAAACCCTTGCGCCATTTTGCACAGCGTAAGTAATTTGAGAGTAGATAACTTGAGCTAACACTGCAATGAAGAAAAGCCCACAGAGGGACCATTGTGTGTTGGGCCCagtctgcaagatgctgagtgccctcaattcccCTTGAAGTAAGAGACGCTAAGGGTGCTCAGTGCATCACAGGATTGAGCCCAAACATATCACGGGATGTGCATCTGGGTCTCCAGGGCTGAAATACAACCACAAAACTCCATTGCACTTCTTAGGTTCTAAAATGTGCTCTGGCCAGCCTCCTCCCTTCCTGGTGTCACCTTAATCCTAGTTTGTCCTTTGTTACCATTTCCTTCACCCCATTTCTCCTCCCCGGCACCCTATTTCTAACCAAGAGCAGGAAACTGCACCTGTTGAAATTTGCTATTTCGACCACCTAATATGAGGCTGATTTTCAGTCATGTTAAGGCCCCTTTCCACAGCCTTGGCAAAATAACTTCCTGGGCCGGGCACCTTTCCAGCTGGGGGAGAGTTGAAATAAGGGCTTTATACCAACCCTTTTCGTAGCACACAGCATGGGCAGGATTTTGggtgtgttggagcagacgggagtgggTGATGGGCAGGAAGAGGTACATATGTCTGGAGCCCACTGTGCTACAGCTATTCTTTGTTTCCCAGGGTGACTTAAAGGCATTTCTGGCCCATCCATTCTGCCCCAAATGCAGGGATGAAGAAACTTAGAATCAAGGCCTCTCTCTTTAAAACATGCTACCTGCCCCACTGGTTGAGGTAGTGCAGCTGCCTCCTGCTGGCAAGTCTTCTTTCTTTACTCTTTTATTGTAGGCATATATGTAATGGTTGCCTCTTCAACTGCTGTCTGTGTTGTTTACTCTGCCCCTTTGGTTATGATGCCTGGTACTTCATACCTGTGATGCTTGCTCACTGCTCCTGTTGCGTTTTCTATTCACAGGATCAGAGTGCCGACAGTACGTATAGAACAAAAGAAGAGTGTCCCATACCAAATGCTCTTGCTGTTGGAACAGATGCAGTGTAGCAAACGGAGAGCCGTGTATCCCCAGGAACTTGTCAGCTGTCTCACTTGGCACAATCTGAAATGTAAGCAGTaaccagccagcccctgtctgaACAGGGGAAGTCACCAAGCACTAATAAGCTCAGTGTGTCCTCTGACTCACCTCCTCATGTGTTCTAGGAATTGGAGAAGTGGTAGTACGGAGCCATGCTGGCTGCAGCAGCCTGCCCACTGGGGAAGGGCAGCTGGGCCTTATTTCTAGATCAGAGGAGACCGACGCCCTGGAGAGCGACCTCACTTTTGGCCAGGGGATGTGATGGCTGCACATATTGTATAGGAGCAGAATGTTTTTCTGTAGGTGAAGGGAGGCACTTTGGTTCTAGACAGAGGTGTGAAATGCTTTGGGAGTAGAGCGAGTCAGATTACTGCTTGATATATCTTGTTATATTGGCATGATCATAGAGGGGAagctgcactctctctctcttattagaaaataaggccatgtctacactagcacgtATGTTGGCGAAACCTTTGtctctcaggggtatgaaaaaaaccACCCCCTGAGTGACAGAATTTTTGCTGGCATAAATGCCTGTGTGCCGAgtgctatgctgatgggagacgctctcccaccaacatagctgcaGCCActcgttgagctggttttattatgtcaatgggagagctttcTCACATCGGCATAACGCGGCTACATGAGCgctcttacagcggcacagctatattggtacagttctgctgctgtAAGCTTATAAGTGTAGACATCGCCTAAGTGTCAGCTGGAAGGAAGAGCAGGAAGATACGTGGATGATTGGACTCATTCAAATCCCTGAGCTTATAAGACATATCCAACTTTTTAGCTCTGTCATAAATACTGAGAGAAGACCTGATCAGATCAACCTTCCAGCTGAGCATGTGTCAAAAGCAGATCTATTATTGTACATATGCAATCAGTAGTGATTAGTGTTGTGTGTGTCGGTgtgaacacacacatacatgtgcAAAATTTTGCATATATATTGACTAATTTTTATCATGTAAAATGCAGAACAAGACTGTTAAGAGAGCTACAGTAGAGATATACCAGCAAATTCAGACATGGTATAGGCAGGAGGGAAGCAGTTGAGTGTGCCTACTTACATCAGAGCTAAATCTGTCCCTTTGAGATTGAGTTGCCTACATTTAGCCTTCTCTGTTCCAATTAAAGAGAGATGGCCAAATAAATCTCAGAGTTTTACAATGTGGCCCACATTCTCTCTTGTCTTTAATATGGAGGAATGGTGCATAGACACAatagaccggggtgggcaaactttttggtccgagggccacattggggaatagaaattgtatggcgggccatgaatgctcacaaaattggggttggggtgtgggggtgtgtgtgcaggctctggggtggggctgggaatgaagagtttgggggtgtaggagggtgctctgggctgggaccaaggggttcagaggatgggacggagatcagggctggggcaggagtgtgggaaggggtgcaggttccagctgggggtgtgagctctgtggtggggctggggatgagaagtttggggtgtaggagggtgctctgggctgggatcaagaggtttggagagtgggagggggatcagggctggggcaggcactgcccctgcagctcccattggagcgtgtaggagctggagcggagccatgccgtggcttccgggagccacgtggtgcgggccagatcctgcgccccagctggagcactggagcgGGGCCGAGCCTCCTGGTGCGGCCCCCTGACCCAgcaccctggctggagcagggctgagccTCCTGGTGCGGCCCCCTGACCCAgcaccctggctggagcagggctgagccTCCTGGTGCGGCCCCCTGACCCAGCACCCTGGCCGGAGCAGGGCCGAGCCTTCTGGTGCGGTCCCCGACCCAGCACCCTGGCCAGAGCCGGACTGAGGCACCTGGTGCGGTCCCCGACCCAGCACCCTGGCCAGAGCCGGACTGAGGCACCTGGTGCGGCTTGCGGGCCGGCTTAaaacggcccacgggccatagtttgcccacccctgcaatagACTCTAGCCTACAATGCTCTGTCTGGATGGACTACTAAATCCTGGGACCTGTAAACTCTATGGGCTGTACCTCCATATTAGAGGCATGGATGACTGTAATTTACTTAGTGGTATGCAAATTAAGGAGCAGATCCTTATGCAAGAACACAGCCTAAGTATCTGCACTGGGCATTGGGCAGACTTGCAGGGAGATTGAAGGCAAAAACACTGTGCCACAGGCTGTGGAGCCATTCCACAAAGGTAATTTCAGCTGCCCCTACTGCACAGGTAGCCTCCGTGGAACAGGGCTCTGTGCTGCGCAGTATGTGTGCGCTCTCTGCCTGATTCCTAAATTTTGCCCCCCTCGCTCCAGCTTGAgcagtggagctacactggttCTGCTCCATGGAGGTAGGCACAGGATTTTTCCTTAAGTACAATTCTCAGGCATTTTCTCAATGGGGCTCTTTTAAGCAAGCCCTGCAGAAAACTATCTTTTACGCATCTAGGTTTGTAAATGTGCCATTTGGGACCAGTGAGAACTCCAAGTGTAAGATTCCTGCATAGTACTTGACTTCTTGAGCTGGCAAGGAGTGCTGTGGTAGCAATGTGTTCAGCCCCTGGGTTGGAAGGAGGTGCCTCATATTATTCTGTAATGAGACACAGAGATTGTTCAAGAGCGACATTGACTGGACTCCTGGGGAAACTCCACCCTTTCACATAGGTCAGGCAGGTGCTTGGCATGGTATGGGGGGGTTGAGACCGGGGAGGACTGCAGATAAGAAAGTGGATGGAAACCTCAAATCTCTGAGAGGGGCTCCAAGGAATGAAATGTGCTGTTTGCAATGCTAATGTTGGTTGTAATGTCTCTGTTTGTCCAGTGTTTGTCCAGTATGATGCTGCTCAACTCTTCCTGAGCCTCTGGAACCTAATTAAGAGTCAGATCACAGACGAGCAGCTGGTAAGTGCTCTGACTGAAAAAAGGAACGTGCCACCTGCACCCTAGAGATTCCATAGCTTTCCCTGTTCACTAACCTTGGTTCTCTGTGAGATTACACGAGTCACCTCCATCCTGCTACCAAGCAATCCTGCCTCTCACCTCCCAGCCACAAGGAATCTTGCAGCCAAGGGCTTTGGCAATTCAAGTCTCAATTAAAATGTATCCGTACATCTTTCAGACCACACCAAGGTGGTAATTCCCTTTGTGGGGGAGACTGTTTGTTAATAGGAAAAAACACGTTCCTTTTGCAAAATTGGGTTTGGTTAACTCATGTTTCTTCCTACCTCAAATGTACATAACTATTGTTCAGTATTATCTTTAAACAGCCCCCTGTCCTTGCATTAATGTCTGTCAGCTGCCGCTAATATTCAATAATGTTTTACATATTATCTGGATGGTAGTTCCTCCCATCGGAGGAAGAGTTCCTCCTAGGCTAACAGTAAACAGTAATGCTGACTTTCCTCCACACTAGTAGCACAGTTTGTTCATGCAGGTTCAATACAAAACTATACATATAAGTGTCTCACAGTTAAGGCCCTATTGCTACCGTAGCCTGACTATGTAATCTCCCCTGGCGTTTATATCACtggttctcaacttttccagactaccgtacccctttcaggagtctgatttgtcttgcgtacccccaagtttcacctcatttaaaaactacttgcttacaaaatcagacataaaatacaaaagtgtcccagcacactattactgaaaaattacttactttctcctttttaccatataattataaaataaatcaattggaatataaatattgtacttacatttcagtgtatagtttatagagcagtgtaaacaagtcattgtctgtatgaaatgttagtttccactgacttggctagtgctttttatgtagcctgttgtaaaactaggcaaatatctggatgagttgatgtaccctctggaagacctctgtgtacccctggttgagaaccactgatttatattGCCCTCATTTAGATGCTGTGAGGTACTCTCTGACTAGGTAGATTAAAGATCTGGTTTCAAGTCCTAAAGAAGTGACACTGCATTAAGTATCCAATACAGCCACTGTCACACCTGCAGAGGGAAAAGCATCAGTTGTGTGGTTCATAtccatttcttgttcttttctaCTCTTCAGGCTGACAGGTTGACCATGCTGTACACTATCTGGGTGCAGGAGTATCTGGTTTGTCAGAAGTGCTCCTTTGAAACAAGGAGGGACAGCAACATGTTAAGCCTCCCACTCCCAATGTTTAATTCCTGTTCTCAGCGACTGAAGACACTGGTAGGTTCAGCCATCCAAAACTCCGCACTTAATGGGGAGAAAGAGTCCACTCTGCTCAGGCACAGGCGTCCACTTCCGGTGCCTCTCCTCCTAGGGGCTGTAGCCAGTGTCTGTGCAAGGGATACTGACCTTTCAAGTGATGTAAAACTCTGTTTATCCCAGGTGGATTTACAGGTGGAAAATTAAGCTTTTGAGGCTCCTTTCTGAAAAGCATAGGGGAAAATTCTGGTGTCCAGGCTAGGATTCCCCTCTCTGGGTAAAACACCTCCTCTAAAAGCTCTCTGTGCTTATCAGAGCTTAGATGCAGAAATACTGCAATTGCTACAGAGTCCTTGTACTATTAATACTGTAGTACTGTGTTTAgtgatgctcagatactacagcgaGGAGGGGGTCGTATAAAtgtttagatagatagatgctaTGTTGTTCAATGATATTTGGattcaaagggcctgattctcatttatactaaggcTCCTTTGCACTGCTGTAGCAGTGTACATTTAAGGGAATCTTAAAGAGGTTGTAAATTACATTTACACGTCAACACCTTTTTCCTGAATCAACAGTCCTCCTTATCTCTTCAACTGTTGTCTCAGGGACCAAAGAAAGAGGGGACACCAGTTAAGATCAATCCAAAGATTTGTTTCTTAAAACAGGAATTTCGGTAGGAGTTCTGATCCAGCAGAATCACAATatacatgtgtgtgtgcatagcCACTTGTGGGCTAGGAGGGGTAGTAGCAGGGCTTGAGTTGTGCCGGAATGCTCCAGAATGCCATTCCAGCATGCCAGAAGGGCGTTCCCATACTTCTTCTTTAAAGACTCCAACATTGGATGATAGGTAAAGTGGGGATTATGAGCATTTTGACACTGACTTCAAACGGGATCATGATCAAGCCCTGGGGCGAAGGGGAAGATTtagaaggccaagattttcaaaagtgactagtgattttgtgcCCCTCAGTTTCTGGGAACCCAACTTGAGAGACCTTAAaggcacctgattttcagaggatgagtgctcagcactttccaaAAATCAGTCCCCTTTGAGGCTTCTTGAACTGGGCCCACAGAAATGAAGGCATCCaaaaccactaatcatttttgaaaatgtaggccaaaATGTCCACAAATGCAGTTTCATGCTTTTGGTGGAGGGTTGCACATTCCACTGTGCTTGATCCACAGCCTTTCTAATAGAACACTccttaaactagggttaccatacgtccagattttcccggacatgttcggctttttgggcctcaaattcccgtccggggggaaatcccaaaaagccggacatgtccgggaaaatagggagggagggcccggcggtgctcggccggggccgctgtggccggggccggcggtgctcagcaggggctggggccgggggtgcggggccagggccggtgcagtgctgggccgggggccgagggccggtgtggtgctcggccggggccggggccgggggtgcgggcGCGGGCGCTCAgtcgggggctggggctggtgcagtgctcggccggagctggggctgggggcgcgggcgctcagccgggggccagggctggtgcggtgctcggccggagctggggccgggggcgcaggcacttggccgggggccggcgccccggggcccgagccgagctgggcgggagacgccggggccagagcctcttggcctagGCCGGCCAGCTGGCCGGCCACTGGAGGGAGCCACtcagccaggggggccggacGGGCTgcgctgcaccccgccccagccccagcttacctgctgcctccctgtttcaggcttcctgcgaatcaaatgttcacgggaagcaggggagggggaggagcagggggcggagcgttcaggggagggagcagagttggggcggggctgggggcgaggaaggggtggggttggggcggggccggggccccatggagtgtcctcctttttaaaaattaaaatatggtaaccctacttaaacaATGTGTTGGTATCTGTAAGAACAAACAATGCTTTGCTTAAGTTACTCCCTTCCTTCCTGTGctggaaaagaaaatgaaaccaaGGTTGTTAGGGTTTGAACTAAACAGAAAGCATAACTGGAGCTCTGTCTGGGCCTGTGTAGACTAGGAGacgtgttttttaaaaagggagtaAGGTAACTCGATGTGGCTAACATGACTTGAAACACCACCTAACACCTAGTGCACACACAGTTTAACTCTTTAAAATTGTGTTAGCTTATAACCTAAGAGGGAGCCTAAACTACAGTACAACAATATGACAGAGGGAAACAGGAGAGgcaaaaattaaacttttaatgCGAAAAAgaagcaaaggaggaaaaaagCCTTTAAAACCAACCAACATGCCTTTTGGGTCTCCTTTATTCACAATAAAGCAgcaacaaaaccaatttattttcctttgctAGACACCTTGAAATACAATACCTTCTGAAGGTTTGCCTTGAAACTACAGCCTTTGAAATGAAGCAGAAATAGAAATGTAACTTCTCAGAGGAGTTCTATTTGGCTGATAGAATCCTTCTCTGTGTTTCTAGGAGGATTCCCTGCGTTGCTTTTTCCAGCCTGAGCTGCTGACTGACAACAACATGTGTCTCTGTGAACAGTGTGAAAGGAAAACACCATGTCTGCAAGTAAGTGAGTGTTTCCCCTAATTCTGCCTAGACATGGAATTgccattggggtgggggtgctgtcACTCTAGGCATATAGCAGTGCAGTGAGGCTTAATTGGCAAGACAAGCTATATTAATGTTGCCAAAATAAAAGAGAAAGACCCCTCAAGTATCTGTCAGGGTTAGTATAACTCACCCAAGTTAGGATAGTACTGCTCAAAGTCTCCTTTGCAGGCCATTGCCCAATAGGGGCATTCCCTATTAGCTTATCTCTCACCCATCCTGCATTTTGTAGGAAAGCCCACTATTCTTGCCAGCATCCCACCATTCTGCACCGTGCAACTCCCATGCCTGCCTGTGCCTGCTGTGATCCCTCTAACAGGTGCTCTCCTCCATTCCCTCCTGTGTCCTTGTGTAAGAGGCAAAGGGAGCAGATACATGAATAGTACATGCTTCAGGTAAGGAAAGTAGACAGAAAGTGAAGTGCACAAAATGGACACCTTAAGgctgaggggtgtgtgtatatatatatatatagagagagagagagagagagagagagagagaaatgtttagCACCTGCATTCCAGAATCCCCCAAACAACTATGCCTGTATTTCTGATCTACAGCTCTTCATGCTATTCCAGTTCTAGGAATAAAATGCGAACAAGTGCCTTTTATATATGCTTGAAGCTGAACTGTGATCTTCTAAAGTGATAGGTTGGGGGAATTAATTCGCTGTACCACTAACCATTCTCCACCCTAATTGCACTCACACTGATCTCAGCATCTTCATCCATTCTTGATTCTTTAGTTTTCAGATCAAGTGTTTATTGCTTTGCAGGGCATGAGGCTAACATGTCTGCCACACACCCTTACCCTTCACCTAAAGCGCTTCTACTACAAGAAATCTTCTTGGACTCAGAAGATCAGCTACTCTCTGCCTTTTCCACAAAGCCTTGATTTCAACCAGATCCTGACACAAGAGCAATGTCACCCAGATGCCAAAGAGAAGGTGAGACATTCTCATCCGTTGCACTTCGGGGAAGCAGATTTCCTTCTCTTCTATTCACTCAGTTCTCACAAGAAGAGACTCGCAGGTCAGACAGACATTACCCTCTATGTTCTCTATCTTTCTAATAGAGTCATGCCCTGGGCTTTAGCTGTACCTAATGGTGTTCTACATCCTGtgattttaaccctttcaggcaCTATGCAACTTTTGTGCTTAGACTTTGCTAAACCAGCAAACCAAGACAGTTGCTACCAGGGCCATCTACCATGCTGACCTGACTCAAAAACTTATACCTTCCTTCTTCTGAGACCAGGTAGCATGGCTGTCTCAGTGCTGCCTTGTTTTCAGCTTGCTACAGAAAAGATCAAGACACACTCCCCTTATGTCTTATTTAATCACAATGGTGTCTGAGAGACAAATCCTGCCTTGGCCTGCATCCCGCCCCCCCAACTTTATCAGTATTGAAGCCTCAATGAGCAGCAGAGCTGGTGTTTCACTGTGTGGGAGGCCAGGGTTTGGGGCATCCACTCACAGCAATCTACACACTGGTGCATGCCATGGAACTATGTTTAGCAGGGATCCATCTATGCCACTGCAGGAGGGTTTCATCTCAACAGGACAGGGGCATAGCTGGTGGATATGTGCCTATGTGGAGCTGCTGGTCAAAATTCCTGTATTCCTCAAGTCATGAGGGAGCAACAAGGCCTTGAGGTTGCAGTTCTGGCTGCAGATTGGTTTTGTTGCTGTTCCATACTTTGATTTGGAAAGGAACTTTTCCTTTCTTCCCACCACCTAGTCTCCAGGAAACTTCCCTGCTCACAACCGGTTTCTTCAGATTGTGTGGAGGAACCAGGATTTGGCTATAAGAACAACAGGAACATCTAATCTAACTGGTGTATTTATGAAGCATTTAGAGCCTTGGTATCCAGGTGCCTGTTTGGGAGAACTGAATAGTTAGGAAGAATTCCCGTTACACAAAACTGAAGAAAATGATCTTCATCTTCTAGACAGGGCCATCATCGTCCTGTCGCCTCGTTTGACTGGGGAGGATGTTTCACCTTCTCCTGAAGGAAATGGACTTCTGTTATGGGTGTTTGTCTCTCCTCATCAGCCAGAATTTGGTCTCTGCTGCATTGATAGTATCTCTTTGTGGCTCTTTTTAGGCAGATTGGCAGTATGAGCTCTTTGGTGTTGTTGCTCATTCGGGATTAGCCAGCTTTGGTCACTATTGTGCCTACATTCGGAGTCTCACAGAAGGCAAATGGTACTGCTTCAATGATTCCAGTGTCTGTCAGGTGAGAAAACCAGACCCACAACTCTTCTGTCTTCTCTGCTGTGCATTCTTTTGCTCTCTAGCTATGCCCACACAAAAAAAGCACCTCTAACTCAAATTGATGTGTGTGGCTGGACTGGTGCTGAGTTcatttctccatcccattccctTATGCTACAAATGTCTGTGGATGATTTAGTGCCAACCAAGAAGAGGGACCAGCCACCAGAAGTGTCATGTTTTTCTTACACAGTGAGCAAATGGATACTTTCAGTCCGAGTGACTTTTATTTTAGATTGGGAGAACAAAAAGAGGCAATAATTTAAATGATCTCCCTAAGAGAGCACACCACGTGTTTCTCTTCTTTAACAACATGCACtgaactgaacacaaaatggctgccactTTTTGCAGACAGTATAGTCCTTAGGCATTAAGGTGTAGTTCACAGATACAGTTGTCCAACATTCATATAGTTATTCAATATACCCtttaggaaaggggtagatagAATGGAGCTGCCTTTCACAGAAGATTATGGGGTACGCCCCCCTTATCAGTGGACCTGCAATTATTGGAAGGGGATGAGTAGAACCTCCCTGGGGAATGGCTGTGCAGTTATCATGATCAATAATTACatttgcagctgacacaaagttggggggtattgccaatacagaggaggactggaGTATCATTCAAGAAGATTTGGATGGCCTtggaaactggagtaatagaaatggaatgaaacttagtagtgcaaagtgcaaggtcacgtacttagggactaacaatacGATTTTtcgctataagctggggacatgtcagttggaagtgacagaggaggagaaagacctggctgTACTGGTCATTTGTTGTATGACAATGAGCCACCAGTGTGATGcaactgtgaaaaaggctaatgcagtcctaggaggcattaggtgaggtatttccagtagagacagggaagtgttattaccattaaACAAGGCACTGGTTAGACTtctttgcacctgttccagtctgaatgaatctttcttaaacatgggacaccagaactgcacacaatactacAGATGAAGGGCTACTAGGCGGATTAGGGGAGTGGAAGACCTGCCTTATgagagagacttaaggagcttggcttgtttagcctaaccaaacaaaggatctataaatacatcagagggataaacaccagggagggagaggagttcttTAAGTTAATGGctaatgttgacacaagaacaaatggatataaattgtcaatcaacaagtttaggcttgaaattaggtgaaggtttctaaccatcagaggaatgaagttctggagcaacctcccaaggggagcagtgggggcaaaaaaccttaCTGGCTTCGAGACTGAGCTCGATAAGtatatggaggggatggtatgatgagactgcctacactGGCTTGTGGCCggtctgtgactgctagtagcagaTATAatcaatggctggagatgggacactagatggggagagctctgagctactacagagaattctttcccaggtgtctggctgttggatcttgcccacatgctcagg
This genomic window contains:
- the USP18 gene encoding ubl carboxyl-terminal hydrolase 18 isoform X1: MGQGIGCPEKSRKSEPALNQSMKKAEDGEESREEAVERGDKQLRALHGVADLNNGAIGLYNMGLSCCLNSLLQVFLMNTHFTVILRRIRVPTVRIEQKKSVPYQMLLLLEQMQCSKRRAVYPQELVSCLTWHNLKLFVQYDAAQLFLSLWNLIKSQITDEQLADRLTMLYTIWVQEYLVCQKCSFETRRDSNMLSLPLPMFNSCSQRLKTLEDSLRCFFQPELLTDNNMCLCEQCERKTPCLQGMRLTCLPHTLTLHLKRFYYKKSSWTQKISYSLPFPQSLDFNQILTQEQCHPDAKEKADWQYELFGVVAHSGLASFGHYCAYIRSLTEGKWYCFNDSSVCQVSWDDVKCTYGNSHTHWSETAYLLVYMRKNPQ
- the USP18 gene encoding ubl carboxyl-terminal hydrolase 18 isoform X2, whose product is MGQGIGCPEKSRKSEPALNQSMKKAEDGEESREEAVERGDKQLRALHGVADLNNGAIGLYNMGLSCCLNSLLQVFLMNTHFTVILRRIRVPTVRIEQKKSVPYQMLLLLEQMQCSKRRAVYPQELVSCLTWHNLKLFVQYDAAQLFLSLWNLIKSQITDEQLADRLTMLYTIWVQEYLVCQKCSFETRRDSNMLSLPLPMFNSCSQRLKTLEDSLRCFFQPELLTDNNMCLCEQCERKTPCLQGMRLTCLPHTLTLHLKRFYYKKSSWTQKISYSLPFPQSLDFNQILTQEQCHPDAKEKVSWDDVKCTYGNSHTHWSETAYLLVYMRKNPQ